The Lathyrus oleraceus cultivar Zhongwan6 unplaced genomic scaffold, CAAS_Psat_ZW6_1.0 chrUn0016, whole genome shotgun sequence genome window below encodes:
- the LOC127112033 gene encoding replication factor C subunit 2: MASSSSSNSANYDVPWVEKYRPSKVVDIVGNEDAVSRLQVIARDGNMPNLILSGPPGTGKTTSILALAHELLGPNYREVVLELNASDDRGIDVVRNKIKMFAQKKVTLPPGRHKVVILDEADSMTSGAQQALRRTMEIYSNSTRFTLACNTSSKIIEPIQSRCAIVRFSRLSDQEILGRLMVVVQAEKVPQLFICVELRNILVCLRNICI; the protein is encoded by the exons ATGGCATCGTCATCCTCAAGCAACAGCGCAAACTACGACGTACCGTGGGTTGAGAAGTACCGACCCAGCAAGGTCGTCGACATCGTCGGCAATGAAGACGCCGTCTCCCGGCTCCAAGTCATCGCTCGTGACGGCAACATGCCCAACCTCATTTTATCA GGTCCTCCTGGAACTGGAAAAACCACTAGCATCCTCGCACTTGCGCACGAGCTTCTCGGTCCCAATTACAGAGAAGTTGTTCTTGAACTAAATGCTTCAGATGATAG AGGAATAGATGTTGTGAGGAACAAGATCAAGATGTTTGCTCAAAAGAAAGTAACACTTCCTCCAGGCCGACACAAAGTTGTTATACTCGATGAAGCTGACAG TATGACATCTGGAGCACAACAAGCTTTAAGAAGGACGATGGAGATATATTCTAATTCTACTCGTTTCACGCTTGCTTGCAATACATCGTCTAAGATTATTGAGCCGATTCAGAGTAGGTGTGCAATTGTGAGATTTTCGCGACTATCTGATCAAGAGATACTTGGTCGTCTCATGGTTGTGGTTCAAGCTGAGAAGGTACCTCAACTTTTTATTTGTGTTGAATTACGGAATATTCTTGTTTGTTTGAGGAATATATGCATATGA